The Caulifigura coniformis genome includes a region encoding these proteins:
- a CDS encoding ClpP family protease yields METKRVGLPSGPLPLADRSASRGDDWEIVLSGDLIEKSGDLAEKLTSVPRRSRGMIWFDSGGGSVYVGLALASIIRLRGLDAAGVVAGECSSAALLPFAACPRRYVTPHSTLLFHPIRWQSDEHVRLEEAAEWARHFKHVEGDLDALLSRMFDFKLDRLNDWTRPGRFITGPEMVEAGLAKMLDLFGEDLWKQMQE; encoded by the coding sequence ATGGAGACAAAACGCGTGGGTCTGCCGTCCGGCCCCCTGCCCCTCGCCGATCGCTCCGCAAGCCGCGGCGACGATTGGGAAATCGTGCTCAGTGGCGACCTCATCGAGAAGTCGGGAGACCTGGCCGAAAAGCTGACGTCGGTTCCGAGACGAAGCCGCGGAATGATCTGGTTCGATTCAGGCGGAGGGAGCGTTTACGTCGGCCTGGCGCTCGCGTCGATCATTCGCCTGCGCGGGCTGGATGCGGCGGGCGTGGTGGCCGGCGAATGCTCTTCGGCCGCGCTGCTACCGTTCGCGGCGTGCCCGCGGAGATACGTCACGCCGCATTCCACGCTGCTGTTTCACCCGATCCGCTGGCAGAGCGATGAGCATGTCCGCCTCGAGGAAGCGGCCGAGTGGGCGCGGCACTTCAAGCACGTCGAAGGAGATCTCGATGCGCTCCTGTCGCGGATGTTCGACTTCAAACTCGACCGGCTGAACGACTGGACTCGGCCGGGGCGTTTCATCACCGGTCCGGAGATGGTCGAGGCGGGGCTGGCGAAGATGCTGGATCTGTTCGGTGAGGATCTGTGGAAGCAGATGCAGGAATAG
- a CDS encoding CDGSH iron-sulfur domain-containing protein, with product MSDVTINLRLNGPLLVTGPAKLIDHEGREFNLEGKVSYALCRCGQSKRRPFCDGTHKGCGWVAEDKAV from the coding sequence ATGTCTGACGTCACCATCAACCTGCGTCTGAACGGCCCGCTGCTCGTCACCGGGCCGGCCAAGTTGATCGACCATGAGGGGCGTGAGTTCAATCTCGAAGGCAAGGTGAGCTACGCGTTGTGCCGCTGCGGACAGTCGAAGCGTCGCCCGTTCTGCGACGGAACGCACAAGGGATGCGGCTGGGTCGCCGAGGACAAGGCCGTCTGA
- a CDS encoding MBL fold metallo-hydrolase, producing MIENLPIRSLVHRGMTIEGYSRAAVQSYWRIPELRIAFDMGGSPWAFMGTENIFITHAHLDHMAALPAYVARRRMMKMEPPTVYVPEEVVDNVQRMLHAWQRLDRGRMVLNLRGARAGEEIELSREHVVVPFATQHTVPSLGYAVLERRRKLKPEYTSLSGNEIRDLRQSGVDVTAEIRLPIVAYCGDTAPSGLDQLPAIYEAQILITELTFFRPEHRKEKIHKFGHTHLDDILERAEKFKNELLIFGHFSTRYFDSQIRKAVEKKLAGVLKPKVELWL from the coding sequence ATGATTGAGAACCTCCCCATCCGCAGCCTCGTTCACCGGGGCATGACCATCGAGGGATACTCGCGCGCCGCCGTGCAGTCCTACTGGCGGATTCCCGAACTGCGCATCGCCTTCGACATGGGTGGCAGTCCGTGGGCGTTCATGGGAACCGAGAACATCTTCATCACCCATGCCCACCTCGACCACATGGCCGCGCTGCCGGCCTATGTCGCGCGGCGGCGGATGATGAAGATGGAGCCGCCGACGGTTTACGTGCCGGAAGAAGTCGTGGACAACGTTCAGCGGATGCTGCATGCGTGGCAGCGGCTGGATCGCGGACGGATGGTGCTCAACCTGCGCGGCGCGCGGGCGGGCGAGGAAATCGAGCTGTCGCGCGAGCATGTCGTCGTGCCGTTTGCGACTCAGCACACGGTTCCTTCACTCGGATACGCCGTCCTCGAGCGCCGCCGCAAGCTGAAACCCGAATACACATCGCTCAGCGGCAACGAGATTCGCGATCTCCGGCAGAGCGGCGTCGATGTGACTGCCGAGATCCGGCTGCCGATCGTCGCTTATTGCGGCGATACGGCCCCGTCAGGCCTCGACCAGCTTCCGGCAATCTATGAAGCCCAGATCCTGATCACGGAACTGACGTTTTTCCGGCCGGAACATCGCAAGGAAAAGATCCACAAGTTCGGCCACACGCATCTCGACGACATCCTCGAGCGGGCGGAGAAGTTCAAGAACGAACTCCTGATCTTCGGCCACTTCAGCACGCGCTATTTCGACTCGCAGATCCGCAAGGCGGTGGAAAAGAAGCTGGCGGGCGTGTTGA